Proteins found in one Plasmodium sp. gorilla clade G2 genome assembly, chromosome: 14 genomic segment:
- a CDS encoding autophagy protein 5, putative, giving the protein MEIDYMEVPNIKDINSNIEKSGLVLCVCLNQKGSESLVCPSYYYLYVHRYMYLSNIIPKCLEFFKSFILPFYGNKFGVYFECIKKEEKNESSNNNNMNVNINVNTNVNINTNVNTNINTNPYSSTNNCEEKIVLDWRLPIGVLFDIYCDLNNIEKEYTTNHKTYNELDVNKKKSIKICSNNELYLNHINIVKLEGMNKNHEKLSYERYNEKNIYDVNVNIYNNPNNSSNVNHHQNCNKNDDHIIQKNSFINEKERKGSIDIKKEINGNTKNEESEKERQVKNIIVENYYEENYMKENKIHIDNDKGHIKNDIEENKGDINEYYDDIKLNNINIYDDITKFDYFQFVKNEQINNEWYNKQFVNISNKNIPWVLIVHFKGDEEYPLSLNNKKYDEKNTNLKGDINILPYNNYIPLYKGFHNFEEFIINQLKKANYILNKNNRALEILPQRIQKDILYNLKQFHIEKICSLYREYIDYNMLNFINYFNNSYIKKVKQLCDLNRYKDNSIQTNQKISDKKNEENLCILKIDPQEEESQVIRIEQCDNIVNNKRNNINNNNNNNNISNIYCVHLNENFINDQTQKNNVSNIRTSYNNDNVSDPLNKDIQNDFSSIILEDTKKEGDHINFKNNLHHNEKYPNIYDILKDEKVIKDCPIILHIYGPPYNQILTKYPFIKVIQSNDNINNNNNNMNNNINNNINKYDSRNMYIQNILLNTLGDFLHDQIPSFVRKIINKDEKNQTSHILNNNDKDNYLNSETIYYFIEDDYLIFSPYMFIIINGIQIPLNTPLYWLAANFSQFDHFLHITIRIPPY; this is encoded by the coding sequence atgGAGATCGATTATATGGAAGTAcctaatataaaagatattaatagtaatatagaAAAGAGTGGATTAGTTTTATGTGTTTGTCTTAATCAAAAAGGATCAGAATCTCTTGTATGTCCAtcgtattattatttatatgttcatagATATATGTACTTATCAAACATCATACCTAAATGTcttgaattttttaaatcttttatattaccaTTTTATGGTAATAAATTTGGTGTATATTTtgaatgtattaaaaaagaagaaaaaaatgaatcatcaaataataataatatgaatgtaaatataaatgtaaatacaaatgtaaatataaatacaaatgtaaatacaaatattaatacaaatcCATATAGTAGTACAAATAATTGTGAAGAAAAAATCGTTCTAGATTGGAGGCTACCTATAGGTGTGTTGtttgatatatattgtgatttaaataatattgaaaaggAATATACGACAAAtcataaaacatataatgaacttgatgtaaataaaaaaaaatctataaaaatatgttctaataatgaattatatttaaatcatataaatattgtcaAATTAGAAGGtatgaataaaaatcatgaaaaattatcataCGAAAGATATaatgagaaaaatatttatgatgttaatgtgaatatatataataacccAAATAATAGTTCAAATGTAAATCACCATCAAAATTGTAATAAGAATGATGATCATATTATACAAAAGAATAgttttataaatgaaaaagaaagaaaaggaTCCATTgacataaaaaaagaaataaatggaaatacaaaaaatgaagaatctGAAAAAGAGAGAcaagtaaaaaatattattgtagaaaattattatgaagagaattatatgaaagagaataaaatacatatagataatgataaaggtcatataaaaaatgatatagaagaaaataaaggagatataaatgaatattatgatgatataaaattaaataatattaatatttatgatgATATAACAAAGTTTGATTACTTTCAATTTGTAAagaatgaacaaataaataacgAATGGTATAACAAAcaatttgtaaatatatcaaataaaaatattccatGGGTGTTAATAGTTCATTTTAAAGGAGATGAAGAATATCCACTCTctcttaataataaaaaatatgatgaaaaaaatacaaatctTAAAGGAGATATTAATATCTtaccatataataattatattccaTTATATAAAGGTTTTCATAATTTTGaagaatttataataaaccAATTGAAAAAagcaaattatatattaaataaaaataatagagCATTAGAAATATTACCACAAAGAATtcaaaaagatatattatataacttGAAACAATTCCATATCGAAAAAATATGTTCATTGTATAGAGAATATATTGATTATAACATgctaaattttattaattattttaataatagttatataaaaaaagtgaaACAGTTATGTGATTTGAATCGATATAAGGATAATTCAATACAAACAAATCAAAAAATtagtgataaaaaaaatgaggaaaatttatgtattttaaaaatcGACCCTCAGGAGGAAGAATCGCAGGTGATAAGAATAGAACAATGTGACAATAtagttaataataaaaggaataatattaacaacaataataataataataatattagcaATATTTATTGTGTCCATTTGaatgaaaattttataaatgatcaaacacaaaaaaataatgtatcaAATATAAGAacatcatataataatgataatgttaGTGATCcattaaataaagatatacaaaatgatttctcttctataatattagaagatacaaaaaaagagggtgatcatataaattttaaaaataatttacatcacaatgaaaaatatccaaatatatatgatatctTAAAAGATGAAAAGGTTATAAAAGATTGCCctattatattacatatttatggACCTCCATATAATCAAATATTAACAAAATATCCCTTTATAAAGGTAATACaatcaaatgataatattaataataataataataatatgaataataatattaataataatattaataaatatgatagtcgtaatatgtatatacaaaatattctTCTTAATACATTGGGTGATTTTCTGCATGATCAAATCCCATCATTTGTTcgtaaaataattaataaagatgaaaaaaatcaaacgtcccatattttaaataataatgataaagataattatttaaattcagaaacaatatattattttattgaaGATGATTACTTAATTTTTAGTCCatatatgttcattataattaatggAATACAAATTCCTTTGAATACTCCTTTATATTGGCTAGCTGCCAACTTTTCTCAGTTTGATCATTTTCTTCACATTACCATACGTATACCCCCCTATTAA
- a CDS encoding exodeoxyribonuclease III, putative produces the protein MEKIGLASWNVNGWKKSCEIIKRNDDDLLLFLKKLDIDILCLQETKTNESFIENDCNLLEADSNMYESYWSCCKKKKGEKTHKGYSGLATYVKNENKIICSTNKVFDDFSFFNKYIKKENLLIKKKSEIDKTSISFFLLLNDNKEIYNDQNIKCDKNNEQIKINNNNNNNNTNISVSVSVSEFFNEGRILITMHKHFIIVNIYAPYSGHNYERLDYKIRFFHAVRAKMLQLRIVTGLPIILLGDFNISYRNKDIYYLNNIINLDILLKNIDNIDLKEDIKMQILKNIPLIINTLKDKNNFIIKKYKTQNNELYNLYLKFDDTHVKFIGNNFSSLEEIFYFFSLDPVYVDDKYKDYPYEYYFVVNRVSDDLQDICNININGNHHGSNNNKNDDHNNSSNNKNDDHHNSSNNKKNDDHHNCSNNKKNDDHHNSSNNKNDDHHNSSNNKNDDHHNSSNNKNDDHHNSSNNKNDDHINSNNQCCNFKDENENEENTIKISCHNKYMQNDIKDENFLKKNIEKEDNEIVTRHKNNVEHKELLKRYENFFINNEKIFESITNNTTTTTNNNNNNNNSEDIEYYFLKKDKNIKYNNDEMNKNERDKKILNCKKILCKYKYKNNMNGQYLVKNTNCIYLKHLNDIFISLNIILSEHDLLNIANSIGMTSSPLYCVDIIKNLIYEDNMIDTFSFFHPNINGKFTCWDTYRQCRVHNEGSRIDYIFMDYILYEQFIKRNTYLYESPTILNDELYEMLKQKKKKKNSLNYDDINSFESNQYYANYFNKIKTKQKYFLSNDNINDTLKKKKKQEKDEEYDEQKLEDHILDTEFYNFQFNISTYIGFIYTSPKLSDHIAIKCTFIKNYNKKNKIIIKLCSSRFNIILNYLCSSIHQYIMYLPLFLINPSLFSLTTYTLLDHVHLYDGVCPNILNTQPHKKTNKITQYFTIKKKK, from the coding sequence atggaaAAAATCGGTTTAGCTAGCTGGAATGTAAATGGGTGGAAAAAAAGCtgtgaaataataaaaagaaatgatgATGACTTGCtactatttttaaaaaaactcGATATCGATATTCTATGTTTACAAGAAACAAAAACGAATGAATCATTTATTGAGAATGATTGTAATTTATTAGAGGCTGATTCAAATATGTATGAATCGTATTGGAGttgttgtaaaaaaaaaaaaggagaaaaaaCACATAAGGGATATTCAGGCTTAGCAAcatatgtaaaaaatgaaaataaaataatatgttcaACAAATAAAGTGTTTGatgatttttctttttttaacaagtatataaaaaaggaaaacttattaataaagaagaagTCTGAAATTGATAAAACATccatatctttttttttattattaaatgataacaaggaaatatataatgatcaaaatataaaatgtgataaaaataatgaacagatcaaaataaataataataataataataataatacaaatataagtGTAAGTGTAAGTGTAAGTGAATTTTTTAATGAGGGAAGAATATTAATTACTATGCataaacattttattatagttaatatatatgctcCTTATTCTGGACATAATTATGAAAGGCTAGATTATAAGATAAGATTTTTTCATGCTGTAAGAGCAAAAATGTTACAACTGAGAATAGTAACAGGTTTacctataatattattaggagattttaatatttcttatcgtaataaagatatatattatcttaataatattattaatttagatatattattaaaaaatatagataatatagacttaaaagaagatataaaaatgcaaattttaaaaaatatacctttaattattaataccttaaaagataaaaataattttattattaaaaaatataaaacacaaaataatgaattgtataacttatatttaaaatttgatGATACTCATGTCAAATTTATAGGAAATAATTTCTCATCTCTCGAAGAAattttctatttcttttctttagaTCCTGTATATGTTGATGATAAGTATAAGGATTATccttatgaatattattttgttgtaAATAGGGTCTCTGACGATTTGCAAGATATTTGTAACATCAATATAAATGGGAACCACCAtggtagtaataataataaaaatgatgaccacaataatagtagtaataataaaaatgatgaccaccataatagtagtaataataaaaaaaatgatgaccACCATAattgtagtaataataaaaaaaatgatgaccaccataatagtagtaataataaaaatgatgaccaccataatagtagtaataataaaaatgatgaccaccataatagtagtaataataaaaatgatgaccaccataatagtagtaataataaaaatgatgaccacattaatagtaataatcaATGTTGTAATTTTAAGGacgaaaatgaaaatgaggAAAATACCATTAAGATATCATGCCACAATAAATACATGCAAAACGATATTAAGGATGagaattttttgaaaaaaaatatagagaaAGAAGATAATGAAATTGTAACTagacataaaaataatgtagaACATAAGGAACTATTAAAAAGGtatgaaaattttttcataaataatgaaaaaatttttgaatcgattacaaataatactactactactactaataataataataataataataatagtgaagatatagaatattattttttaaaaaaagataagaatataaaatataataatgatgaaatgaataaaaatgaaagagataaaaaaatattaaattgtaaaaaaatattatgtaaatataaatataaaaataatatgaatggaCAATATCTagttaaaaatacaaattgtatatatttaaaacatttaaatgatatttttatatctttaaatattattctttctgaacatgatttattaaatatagcTAATAGTATAGGTATGACTAGTTCACCATTATATTGtgttgatataataaaaaatttaatatatgaagataatatgatagatacattttctttttttcatccAAATATAAATGGTAAATTTACATGTTGGGATACATATCGTCAATGTAGAGTACATAATGAAGGTTCAAGAattgattatatttttatggattatattttatatgaacaatttattaaaagaaatactTATCTTTATGAATCTCCTACaatattaaatgatgaattatatgaaatgttaaagcaaaaaaaaaaaaaaaaaaattctttaaattatgatgatataaattcTTTTGAGTCTAATCAATATTATgctaattattttaataaaataaaaacaaagcaaaaatattttttatcaaatgataatataaatgatacattgaaaaaaaaaaaaaaacaagaaaaagaTGAAGAATACGATGAACAAAAATTGGAAGATCATATTTTAGATActgaattttataattttcaatttaatatatcaactTATATAGGTTTTATTTATACCTCACCAAAATTAAGTGATCATATAGCAATCAAGTgtacatttattaaaaattataataagaaaaataaaattattattaaattatgttCTTCAcgttttaatattatactCAATTATTTATGTTCATCAATTCatcaatatattatgtacttacctctatttttaattaatccTTCTCTATTTTCTTTAACTACATATACTTTATTAGATCATGTTCATTTATATGATGGCGTGTGTCCAAATATATTGAATACACAACCTcacaaaaaaacaaataaaattacaCAATACtttacaataaaaaaaaagaaataa
- a CDS encoding NADP-specific glutamate dehydrogenase yields MISYSCVVCFIVFVFHVKAYSKNKVLKYAKPGFITNEIDIGAYAKRRGKSRLGSLHNYGYTSTKSLDSQIEELREKVVSKNKNEPEFLQAFEEVLSCLKPVFKKDNVYIGVLENIAEPERVIQFRVPWINDKGEHKMNRGFRVQYNSVLGPYKGGLRFHPTVNLSVIKFLGFEQIFKNSLTTLPMGGGKGGSDFDPKGKSENEILKFCQSFMTNLFRYIGPNTDVPAGDIGVGGREIGYLFGQYKKLKNSFEGVLTGKNIKWGGSNIRAEATGYGVVYFAENVLKDLNDNLENKKCLVSGSGNVAQYLVEKLIEKGAIVLTMSDSNGYILEPNGFTKEQLNYIMDIKNNQRLRLKEYLKYSKTAKYFENQKPWNIPCDIAFPCATQNEIDENDADLFIQNKCKMVVEGANMPTHIKALHKLKQNNIILCPSKAANAGGVAVSGLEMSQNSMRLQWTQQETDIKLQNIMKSIYEQCHNTSKIYLNESDLVAGANIAGFLKVADSFLEQGGL; encoded by the exons atgaTTTCCTATTCATGTGTTGTTTGTTTTATTGTTTTTGTATTTCATGTGAAGGCATATTCCAAAAATAAGGTTCTTAAATATGCTAAACCAG GTTTTATTACAAATGAAATTGATATAGGGGCGTACGCAAAGAGAAGAG gaAAAAGTAGACTAGGTAGTCTACACAACTACGGATATACTTCTACCAAGTCTCTAGATAGCCAAATTGAAGAATTGAGAGAAAAGGTtgtatcaaaaaataaaaacgaaCCAGAATTTCTTCAAGCGTTTGAAGAAGTATTATCATGCTTAAAGCCAGTGTTTAAAAAAGACAATGTATATATAGGAGTATTAGAAAATATAGCTGAACCAGAAAGGGTAATACAATTTCGAGTACCATGGATTAATGATAAAGGAGAACATAAAATGAATAGAGGTTTTAGAGTACAATATAATTCTGTATTAGGTCCATACAAAGGTGGTTTAAGATTTCATCCAACAGTTAATTTAAGtgttattaaatttttaggTTTCGaacaaatttttaaaaatagttTAACTACACTTCCAATGGGTGGAGGTAAAGGAGGATCTGATTTTGATCCAAAGGGAAAATCAGAAAatgaaattttaaaattttgtcAATCATTTATGACAAATTTGTTCAGATATATTGGACCTAATACTGATGTACCAGCTGGTGATATTGGTGTAGGAGGTAGAGAAATTGGATACCTATTTggacaatataaaaaattaaaaaattcatttGAAGGTGTATTAACTGGtaagaatataaaatggGGAGGAAGCAATATTCGAGCTGAAGCTACAGGTTATGGTGTTGTTTATTTTGCtgaaaatgttttaaaagatttaaatgataatttagaaaataaaaaatgtctAGTTAGTGGAAGTGGTAATGTTGCTCAATATTTAGTGGAAAAACTTATCGAAAAAGGTGCTATAGTTTTAACAATGAGTGATAGTAATGGTTATATTCTTGAACCTAATGGATTTACAAAAGaacaattaaattatattatggatataaaaaataatcaaagATTAAgattaaaagaatatttaaaatattccaAAACTGccaaatattttgaaaatcAAAAACCATGGAATATTCCATGTGATATTGCTTTCCCTTGTGCAACACAAAATGAAATTGATGAAAATGATGCTGACTTGTtcatacaaaataaatgCAAAATGGTCGTAGAAGGTGCAAACATGCCAACACATATAAAAGCTCTACAcaaattaaaacaaaataatatcattCTATGTCCATCCAAAGCTGCTAATGCTGGAGGAGTAGCTGTAAGTGGACTAGAAATGAGTCAAAACTCTATGAGATTGCAATGGACACAACAAGAAACTGATATTAAGttacaaaatattatgaaaagtATTTATGAACAATGTCATAATACTTCCAAAATTTACCTGAACGAGTCAGATTTAGTTGCAGGTGCTAATATAGCTGGATTTTTAAAGGTAGCTGACTCGTTCCTAGAGCAAGGAGGTTTATAa